A window of Paenibacillus antri contains these coding sequences:
- a CDS encoding AMP-binding protein: MNDNHRERERKFQSLLQRLPKSPLYREKLSGIRLQGIGLNRIGTLPFTTKEELRAAGVFGHLAVDPKDVAQYHESTGTTGEPSASWFTREDLEVGGRQLTECGVNLTADDLVLIRFPYAMALPAFLMQAAAWQTGAGVVPASGRTVVTPYPRVLALMKRLRVTVLAGLPREMELLAETARLVGMDPIHDFPALRAICVAGELTGDKRKQHLEKLWGVPAFNLYGSTETGNIAAMCEFGTMHVVERDFYVETLREDGAAPVESGARGFAAVTTLSHQASPLLRYFNEDIVSIEPAACPCGRTGSKLVHYGRGKDRLRFGDLALDALDVQEAVYSLSPVPDAWQAVEREEGLHFLLDSHRSDEWALDEVSSRLSARLQVPVTVEAAALLDRGELTNNAPSTKPVYIRKLDRGAATTRPPVEPLQELLRLGRRALADGQYDRSREWLKKAVAVAPRSAEAHAWLAAAYGRMIETADMLEKMKLLPLLEEEIAAAFELDPSLPIARRVNGARLLYTPESLGGDPAAAADEFRYCIDRKMDEADVWASLGECYVKLGKTEQAVAALREALSRDKSHERANELLSELEREGSARHER, translated from the coding sequence ATGAACGACAACCATAGAGAACGAGAGCGAAAATTTCAAAGCTTGCTGCAACGCCTACCGAAATCCCCGCTCTATAGGGAGAAGCTGTCCGGGATCCGGCTGCAGGGCATCGGATTGAACCGCATCGGGACGCTGCCGTTCACGACGAAAGAGGAGCTGCGGGCCGCCGGCGTCTTCGGTCATCTGGCGGTCGACCCGAAGGACGTGGCACAGTACCACGAATCGACCGGAACGACGGGGGAGCCTTCCGCCTCCTGGTTCACTCGAGAAGATCTGGAGGTCGGCGGAAGACAGTTGACGGAGTGCGGCGTGAACTTGACCGCCGACGATCTGGTGTTAATTCGATTCCCGTACGCGATGGCGCTGCCGGCGTTCCTGATGCAGGCGGCGGCTTGGCAGACGGGAGCGGGCGTCGTGCCCGCGAGCGGCCGGACGGTCGTGACGCCGTACCCAAGGGTACTGGCGCTCATGAAGCGGCTTCGCGTGACGGTGTTGGCGGGGCTCCCGCGCGAGATGGAGCTGTTGGCCGAGACGGCCCGGCTCGTCGGGATGGATCCGATCCACGATTTTCCCGCGCTGCGGGCGATCTGCGTCGCCGGGGAGTTGACGGGCGATAAGCGGAAGCAGCATCTAGAGAAGCTGTGGGGCGTCCCCGCGTTCAATCTTTACGGTTCTACGGAAACGGGGAATATCGCCGCCATGTGCGAATTCGGAACGATGCATGTCGTGGAGAGGGATTTCTACGTGGAGACGCTGCGAGAAGACGGCGCCGCCCCCGTCGAGTCGGGGGCGAGAGGGTTCGCGGCGGTGACGACGTTGTCCCACCAAGCTTCTCCGCTGCTGCGCTATTTCAATGAAGACATCGTCTCGATCGAGCCGGCCGCTTGCCCTTGCGGACGAACCGGGAGCAAGCTGGTGCATTACGGCAGGGGCAAGGATCGCCTCCGCTTCGGCGACCTCGCGCTAGACGCATTAGACGTCCAGGAGGCCGTCTATTCGTTGTCTCCGGTACCGGATGCATGGCAGGCGGTGGAGCGGGAGGAGGGACTTCACTTCCTGCTCGACTCGCACCGGTCCGACGAGTGGGCGTTGGATGAGGTTTCGTCCCGGTTGTCGGCGCGGCTGCAGGTGCCCGTCACCGTCGAAGCCGCAGCATTGCTGGACCGCGGCGAGCTGACGAACAACGCTCCGTCTACGAAGCCGGTATATATTCGGAAGCTCGATCGCGGCGCCGCGACGACGCGGCCGCCGGTCGAGCCGCTCCAGGAGCTGCTGCGGCTCGGCCGCCGCGCGTTGGCCGACGGACAATACGACCGCTCGCGCGAATGGCTGAAGAAGGCCGTGGCCGTCGCTCCTCGGAGCGCCGAAGCGCACGCGTGGTTGGCGGCAGCGTATGGCCGTATGATCGAAACGGCCGACATGCTGGAAAAGATGAAGCTGCTGCCCTTGCTCGAGGAGGAGATCGCCGCGGCGTTCGAGCTCGATCCGTCGCTGCCGATCGCTAGGCGAGTGAACGGGGCTAGACTGCTATATACGCCGGAATCGTTGGGCGGCGACCCGGCGGCGGCCGCGGACGAGTTTCGGTATTGCATCGACCGCAAGATGGACGAAGCGGACGTCTGGGCGTCGCTCGGGGAATGTTACGTCAAGCTGGGAAAGACGGAGCAAGCGGTCGCCGCGCTTAGGGAAGCGTTGTCCCGCGATAAGTCGCATGAACGAGCGAACGAACTGTTGTCCGAACTGGAAAGAGAAGGGAGTGCTCGTCATGAGCGATAA
- a CDS encoding class I adenylate-forming enzyme family protein: MEDVSKAVAYVAAKAPARLAVVDEEKTLTYGDLHERAERWAAAFRKGGAAPGREILVFLPNRVDFVEVLLASIRAKVVPLVVNTEFSKREFSALAAASDAKALVTSREIAGLASPELERRMRVWFIEDDPPVIASVPQAAPTRRGESAGEIVFFTSGTTGKPKGAVVPMPAFDTGAPLPDLNRTPTAHLLCRPLFFRAHLTAACHLLQEGNTIVLSRRVDPDVWSRLIERHRASLVSLGPSDLHLWLNRLESGGAAFPACVTRLLSTGAPLTESMRRRLGERLPRVRVTDLYGTSELGAIAMIDREEWEGKAGSCGRPLFFTTVNIRDERGAEAPVGTTGEIWVKSRYRMKGYYKDPGATAQAFEGDFVRTGDAGRFDEDGYLHVTGRIDGAINCGGYRVFPEEVEDVLRERPDVEEAVVVGVTHPARTQQPIAFVRLREPTGEADEAAAERLMAHCKSRLASYKVPAAIHPIRDIPLNAAGKADRRSLAGRAADRQHYSFG; the protein is encoded by the coding sequence GTGGAGGACGTTTCCAAGGCAGTCGCTTACGTCGCGGCGAAGGCTCCGGCGCGACTCGCGGTCGTCGACGAAGAGAAGACGCTGACGTACGGCGACTTGCACGAACGCGCCGAGCGTTGGGCCGCGGCGTTCCGGAAAGGCGGAGCGGCTCCGGGGCGGGAAATCCTCGTTTTTCTTCCGAATCGCGTCGATTTCGTCGAAGTGCTGCTCGCCTCGATCCGGGCGAAGGTCGTGCCGCTCGTCGTCAACACCGAGTTCTCGAAGCGGGAGTTCTCCGCGCTGGCCGCCGCGTCGGACGCGAAGGCGCTCGTGACGTCCCGCGAAATCGCGGGACTCGCGTCGCCCGAGCTCGAGAGACGGATGCGCGTATGGTTTATCGAAGACGACCCGCCGGTTATCGCGTCGGTTCCGCAAGCCGCGCCGACGCGGCGCGGCGAGTCTGCCGGCGAGATCGTCTTCTTCACGTCGGGCACGACCGGCAAGCCGAAAGGGGCGGTCGTGCCGATGCCGGCGTTCGATACGGGGGCGCCGCTTCCCGACCTGAACCGAACGCCGACGGCGCATCTGTTGTGCAGGCCGCTATTCTTCCGCGCCCATCTGACGGCGGCTTGCCATCTGCTGCAGGAAGGCAACACCATCGTGTTGTCCCGGCGCGTCGATCCGGACGTCTGGAGTCGCTTGATCGAGCGGCATCGCGCAAGCCTCGTCAGCCTCGGTCCGAGCGATCTCCATCTGTGGCTGAATCGACTGGAGTCGGGCGGCGCGGCGTTCCCGGCTTGCGTGACCCGATTGCTGTCCACGGGAGCGCCGCTGACCGAATCGATGAGGCGGCGGCTCGGGGAACGGCTGCCGCGCGTGCGGGTAACGGATTTGTACGGGACGAGCGAATTAGGAGCGATCGCGATGATCGATCGCGAGGAATGGGAAGGGAAGGCCGGGTCTTGCGGACGTCCGCTCTTCTTTACGACGGTGAACATTCGGGATGAACGCGGCGCGGAGGCGCCGGTCGGGACGACGGGCGAGATATGGGTCAAGTCGCGGTACCGGATGAAGGGATATTACAAGGATCCGGGCGCGACGGCGCAAGCGTTCGAAGGCGACTTCGTCCGAACCGGGGACGCGGGCCGATTCGACGAGGACGGGTATTTGCACGTGACGGGAAGAATCGACGGCGCGATCAATTGCGGCGGTTACCGCGTGTTTCCGGAAGAGGTGGAGGACGTGCTTCGCGAACGTCCGGACGTGGAGGAGGCCGTCGTCGTCGGCGTGACCCATCCGGCGCGAACGCAGCAGCCGATCGCCTTCGTCCGCCTCCGCGAGCCGACGGGGGAGGCGGACGAAGCGGCGGCGGAGCGGTTAATGGCTCATTGCAAAAGCCGCCTTGCTTCTTACAAGGTGCCCGCCGCCATTCATCCGATCCGCGACATTCCGTTGAACGCCGCAGGGAAGGCGGATCGTCGGAGCTTGGCCGGGCGAGCCGCGGATCGACAACATTATTCATTCGGCTAA
- a CDS encoding 4-hydroxybenzoate synthetase has product MTDFASVDSDSRSEKTALELLHELLFGLLLVTDGRTTELLETLLNEKLVVTVLRQERWDKETYIRESVLTGEKSGFIVSHNVALVSSKHLPAPLFEKIADRQEGIGKTIGSNALRSFRKVVEAGRIDAADAVDLFRRPLRLQLPELRSQVPYKKYLIYFDREPGIQMLEYYHPDLVRHRLRRETGR; this is encoded by the coding sequence ATGACGGATTTCGCTTCGGTCGACTCGGACTCTCGATCCGAGAAGACGGCGCTGGAGCTCTTGCACGAGCTGTTGTTCGGGTTGCTTCTGGTGACGGACGGACGGACGACCGAGCTGCTGGAGACGTTGTTGAACGAGAAGCTCGTCGTTACCGTCCTTCGCCAGGAGCGTTGGGATAAAGAAACGTATATTCGCGAATCCGTCCTAACGGGGGAGAAGAGCGGATTTATTGTGTCGCACAATGTCGCGCTCGTCTCGTCGAAGCATCTGCCGGCTCCGCTGTTCGAGAAGATCGCGGATCGGCAGGAGGGGATCGGCAAGACGATCGGCTCGAACGCCTTGCGGTCGTTCCGCAAGGTCGTCGAAGCCGGACGGATCGATGCGGCGGACGCCGTCGATCTGTTCCGCCGTCCGCTTCGGCTGCAGCTGCCCGAGCTGCGAAGCCAGGTGCCGTATAAGAAGTATTTGATTTATTTCGATCGGGAGCCCGGCATTCAGATGCTGGAATATTATCATCCGGACCTCGTCCGACATCGGTTGCGGCGAGAGACGGGGCGATAA